The region AGGGAGGCGTTCGCCCCGGGATCCTGAAGGACTTCGCAGACGGCGACGAGGTCGGCGACCTCAGGCAGGTGCAGCAGCCCGGAGAGGCCCACCACCTCGACCGGGATGTCCCGGGCGACGAGCGCGCCCTGGATCTCGGCGAAGTCGCCCGCCGTACGGCACAGCACGGCGATCTCGCCGGGCGCCTTTCCGGTGCGTACGAGGTGGGCGATCGAATCGGCGAGCCAGTCGATCTCCTCGGCGTGGGTACGCAGCAGCGCGCAGCGGACCTGGCCGTCGTGCTCGGCTCCTGGGGCCGGGCGGAGGGCCTCCACGCCCTCGTGCATGGCGCGCAGGGGCTCCGCGAGGCCGTTGGCGAGGTCGAGGAGGCGGCCGCCGCTCCGGCGGTTCTCGCTGAGCGCCTGGCGGGCCGCGGGGCGGCCGTCGGCGTGTGCGAAGTGTTCGGGGAAGTCGTCGAGGTTGGCGACGGAGGCGCCGCGCCAGCCGTAGATGGCCTGGCAGGGGTCGCCGACCGCGGTCACCGGGTGGCCGGTGCCGCCGCCGAAGAGTCCGGCGAGCAGGATGCGCTGGGCCACCGAGGTGTCCTGGTACTCGTCCAGCAGCACCACCCGGAACTCGTCGCGGAGAATTTCCCCGACCTCGGGGCGGGTGCGGGCCAGGGTGGCCGAGAGGGCGATCTGGTCGCCGAAGTCGAGGAGGTCGCGCTCGCGCTTGGCCGACCGGTAGCGGCCCACCAGCTCGGTCAGTTCACGCCGGGCCGCGGCCGCCTCGGGGACCTTCCGCAGATCGGCGTTGGTGAGTTTGGCGCCCTCCAGGGAGCGCAGCAGCTCGGCGTCGTAGGCGCGCAGGTCCTCGGGCCGTACGAGGTGCTCGGCGAGTTCGGAGTCGAGTGTGAGGAGGTCGCCGACGAGGTCCGGGAAGGAGCGGGTCAGCGCCGGGTACGGTCCCGGGGCCTCGCGCAGTACGCGGGCGGCGAGCTGGTAGCGGGTGGCGTCGGCGAGCAGGCGGGAGGTCGGTTCGAGTCCGATGCGCAGGCCGTGGTCGGTCAGCAGGCGGCCCGCGAAGGCGTGGTAGGTGGAGATCACCGGCTCGCCCGGCGGGTTGTCGGGGTCGATCACGTCCGGGTCGGTGACTCCGGCCTTGATCAGTGCCTTGCGGACCCGCTCGGCGAGTTCGCCCGCCGCCTTGTTGGTGAACGTGAGACCGAGGACCTGCTCGGGGGCGACCTGTCCGGTGCCGACGAGCCACACCACGCGTGCCGCCATCACCGTGGTCTTGCCCGATCCGGCTCCGGCCACGATCACCTGCGGGGCGGGCGGTGCGGTGATGCAGACCGTCTGCTCCGGGGTGAACGGGATGCCGAGGAGCTCCTTGAGCTGCTCGGGGTCGGTGATAGGGGCGGGCATGTCGGAGAGGCTAGCGGCGCCCACTGACAGCGGAGGCCACATCGGCCGCCGGGACGGAAGAAGTGCTGGTCAACACGTGTGGTGCCGTACGTCACTCGCTGACGTGACGTCCTCTTGGGCCCCTCACTCGACCACGTGGCGTCCCTCGGGCCGAGCGCTGCACGATGCCCGGAAAGCGCAGTGCGTGCAGTGTTGTCCCGTGGTCGGGGAGAACCGTTCGTCGAGGACCTTCCCGGCCGCGGTGGCCAGCAGGTCGCCGACCCACTCGCCCTCCAGGGGCTCCTGGGCCTGCACCTTGGGGAGGGTCTCGCCGCCGTTCTTCTTGGCGGCACCCTGGCGCAGCTGGACGAGTTCCGCGCCGCCCGGCTCGGGGCGTACGCCGTCGAAGGTGTCGTCTACGGCCCCCTCACGGACGGCGAGCTGGTAGACGGCGAGCTGCGGGTGGTGCGCCACCTCCGCGGCGCTGGGCGCATGTTTGCCGGTCTTGAAGTCGACCACGTAGGCGCGGCCCTCGGTGTCCGTCTCGACACGGTCCATGGAGCCCCGGATGCGCACTTCGTAGTCGCCCGCCTCCAGGGTCACGTCGAAGTCGTGCTCACTGGCCACCGGCACACGTCCCGCACGGACGCCGTTGGAGTCGACGTGCCACTTCAGGAAGCGTTCGAGCGCCACGCGCGCGTGCTCCTTCTCCTGCGCGGACTTCCAGGGCGCGTCGAAGGCGAGCGCGTTCCACACGGAGTCCAGACGTTCCATGAGGACGGCGAGGTCGGCGGGGGTGCGTCCGGAGGCGACCTCGTCGGCGAGGACGTGCACGACGTTGCCGAAGCCCTGGGCGGCGGTCGCGGGCGCGTCGGCCTTGACCTCGCGGCCCAGGAACCACTGCAGGGCGCAGGTGTTGGCGAGCTGGTCGAGGGCGCTTCCGGAGAGCACGACGGGCTGGTCGCGGTCGCGCAGCGGCACCTTGCTCTCGGTCGGCTCGTACATGCCCCACCAGCGGTAGGGGTGCGCCGACGGCACGAGGGGGCGGCCGTCCTCGTCGCCGAGGGCGGCGAGCTTGGCCAGGCGGTGGGCCGCGGCCTGCCGGAGGGCGTCCGAGACCCGCGGGTCGACCGTGGTGGCGCGCAGTTCGGCGACCAGGGCGGCGACGGACAGCGGGCGGCGGGGGCGGCCGGTGACGTCCCTGGGTTCGACGCCGAGTTCGGTGAGGAAGCGGGAGGGCTGGTCACCGTCGTCGGCGGGGGCCTTCACGGCGGTGACGACCAGGCGTTCACGCGCGCGTGTGGCGGCCACGTAGAACAGACGGCGCTCTTCGGAGAGGAGCGCTCCGGGGGTGAGGGGTTCGGCGAGGCCGTCGCGTCCGATGCGGTCGGCCTCCAGCAGGGAGCCGCGACGGCGCAGGTCCGGCCACAGGCCCTCCTGGACGCCCGCGACGACGACGACGCGCCACTGAAGGCCCTTGGAGCGGTGCGCGGTCATCAGGCGTACGGCGGCGGGGCGCACCGCCCTGCGGGTGAGAGTGTCGGCGGCGATGTCCTGGGCCTCGATCTCCTCCAGGAAGTTGAGGGCACCGCGCCCGCCGGTGCGTTCCTCGGCGCGGGCCGCGGTCGCGAACAGCGCGCAGACGGCGTCGAGGTCGCGGTCGGCGTTGCGTCCGGCCGCGCCACCGCGCCGGGCGGCCCGCTCCAGGCGCTGCGGCCACGGTGTTCCCTCCCAGAGGTCCCAGAGCGCCTCCTCGGCCGTCCCGCCGCCCGCCAGGCGCTCCCGCGCCTTGCGCAGCAGCGCGCCGAGGCGCTGGGCTCCCCGGGCGTACGCCGGGTCGTGCGCGACGAGCCGCTCCGGCTCGGCCAGCGCGCGGGTGAGCAGTTCGTCGGAGGGCGGCGGTACGTGGTTGCCCGCGGCGCGCTCCTCCTCGCGCAGCGCGCGCCCCAGGCGCCGCAGATCGGCCGCGTCCATGCTCGCGAGGGGCGAGGCGAGCAGGGTGAGCGCGGTTTCGGTGTCGAGCCAGGGCGCGGCTTGCGCGTCGGCATCCTCAGGTACGTCGGCGTCTTCAGATGTGTCGGCATCCTCAGCTACGTCGATGTCTTCGCGTACGCCACTGTCACCGCCGGAGGGCGCGGCCGTACCCGACTCCGCGCGTGCCACCGCTCGCAGTGCCGTCAGCAAAGGCGTCACCGCCGGTTCGTGCCGCAGCGGCAGGTCGTCGCCGTCGATGTCGAGCGGCACACCCGCCGCGGTGAGCGCCCGCCTGATCGTCGGGATCGTGCGGGAGCCGGCGCGCACCAGGACGGCCATGTCGCCCCAGGGGACGCCGTCCTCCAGGTGGGCGCGGCGCAGGATGTCCGCGATGTTGTCCAGCTCCGTGCCCGCCGTCGGGTACGTGTAGACCTCGACGGCGCCGCCGTCCCGTACCGGAGACAGCCCGCGGTGGGCGCGTACCTTCTCCGCCGGAAGTCGGGTCAGCGGCATGCGCTGGGTGATCAGGCGGGTGGCGGTGAGCAGGGCGGCGCCGGAGCGGCGGGAGGTGCGCAGCACCTCGACCGGCGCGGGACGGCCGTCCGCGCGCGGGAAGGCGTCGGGGAAGTCCAGGATGCCGTTCACGTCCGCACCCCGGAAGGCGTAGATCGACTGGTCGGGGTCACCGAAGGCGACCAGGTTGCGGCCGCCGCCGGCGAGGGCGTGCAGCAGCCGGACCTGCGCGGGATCGGTGTCCTGGTACTCGTCCACGTAGACGGCGTCGTACTGTCCGGCGAGACGTTCGGCGACGCCCGGACGCCCGGCGAGCAGCACCGCGCGGTGGACGAGTTCCGCGTAGTCGAGCACTCCTTGGAGGTCGAGAACGTCCAGGTACTCGGCGAGGAAGGCGGCGGCCGCTCCCCAGTCGGGGCGGCCGATGCGCCGGGCGAAGGCGGTCAGGGCGTCGGGGCTCAGGCCCAGTTCACGGCTACGTGCCAGTACCGCGCGGACCTCGTCGGCGAAGCCGCGCGTGGTCAGGCAGGCGCGCAGCTCGTCCGGCCAGCGGACATGGGCGAGGCCGAGCCGCTCCAGGTCGGGCTGGCCCGCGAGCAGTTCGCGCACCGCCACGTCCTGTTCGGGTCCGGACAGCAGCCGCAGGGGCTCCACGAACAGGTCACTGTCCTGGTGGGCGCGGACCAGGGCGTAGCAGAACGAGTGGAAGGTGGTCGCCCGGGGGGCGCGGGCGGCCCCTATGCGCAGCGCCATGCGGTCGCGCAGCTCGACGGCCGCCTTGCGGCTGAACGTCAGCACCAGGATGCGTTCCGGGTCGCCGCCCCGCGCGATCCGGGCCGCGACGGACTCGACGAGCGTGGTCGTCTTGCCGGTGCCGGGGCCGGCCAGCACGAGCAGCGGGCCCGTGTCATGGTCAACCACCGCGCGCTGCTCTGCGTCCAGACGAGGGGGCCCCACTCGGACCGGCGCGGTACGCACCAGTCGGTACGCGCCGTGGGTCCCCTGCCGCACCTGGGGGTGCGACAGGCGCCTGGTGGAAGAAGAGGAGCTCACGTGGTTCGCCGGTCCTGGAGGTTGTGCGGGATATCACTGCCGGCGCGGGGCGCCGTCGTTGAGGGGTGGTGGTCGGGCGACGGGTGGGAGGAGCACCGCGCGTTCAGAGTGGTGGCCGCGGGGTGAGCGGGACGCGTGCCGTCGACGCTACGCCGGTGAGCACCGTGGAAGGAGGGCTTCCCCTTCTTCCCTCACACCACGTGCGTCCCCCGGCTCTCGAACGTACGGCATGTCACGGATGTGCCCCGTTTCCCCCGTACGGGCCACAGGTTCCCCATCGCCCCGTCCGATGCCGGAAGCTGTCAGGTGTGACCCTGCGCGCGTTCGCCGCCGTCCCATCGTGCCCGTCTCATGTCGATGCGCGGCAGATGCCCCTCGGAGGCCCTGCTCGCCTCCTTCAGGGGCGTGCCCTCGTCGCGGTAGTGGCCCAGCGCCTCGAGTTCGTGGCCCGGGAGCAGCGCGCCGTCCGCGCGGACGACCCGCCACCACGGGACCGCTCCTCCGTAGAGGGCCATCACCCGGCCCACCTGGCGCGGTCCGCCCTCCTCCAGCCACTCGGCGACGTCCCCGTACGTCATCACGTGCCCGGGCGGGATCGAGTCGGCGACCTCAAGGACCCGCTCCGCGTACTCCGGCAGGACATCCGTCGGAAGGCTCTCCTCGCTCATCCGCCCCATCCTGCCCCATCCCACCGACAGTGCCACGAGTCGGTGACTGTGCGTATCCCTCGCCACGAAGGCGCACTTCGGGCAGACTGTGCGCCCCCGTATTTGCACCCTGATGCCCCCGTGTGTCGGTGGGGCATGCCACCATCGTGCGGGCGGTGACTGGTGATACGAGATCAAGAAGAGACGATGAGGCAGCAGGGCGTGCACCCCGAAGACGCGGAGAGCACCTCCGCGGCCTCGTCGCGTCCGGACACCGGCGACACCGACCCGAAGGACTTGGGCGAGGCGGCGGACGAGCCCACGACGACGGTGGACGAAGAACCCGTTCCTGACACCCACGGACGAGCCCAGAAGCGGCTCGATCCGAAGGACGACTGCGGCGACGAGGTCCACAACGACGAGGTCGAGGGCGACGAACCGCTGCTGCCCGCGCGCGTGCACCGTCCGTCCGATCTGATGCGGCTCATGGTCGGCGTCCTCGCCATCGCCGTGCTGCTGGCCATCGCCGCGTTCGCGCACGGCACCACCTCGGGACTCGAACAGGACATCAACAAGGGCACGGGCCAGGCACCCGATCTGCTGATCAAGATCGCGGGTCTGGCGTCGAGCATCGCGATCCTCCTGGTGCCGGTCGCCTTCGCGATCGAGCGGCTGATCAAGCGGGACGGGCTGCGCATCGCCGACGGCGTGCTGGCCGCGGTCCTCGCGCACGGAGTGACACTCGCCACGGACCTGTGGGTCGCCAAGGGCGCCCCGAGCTCCATCCAGGAGGCGCTCACCCAGCCCTCGCCGGGTGACATCCATGCCCTGACCGACCCGGTGCACGGCTATCTGGCGCCGGTCATCGCGTACATGACTGCCGTCGGGATGTCCCGCAGACCGCGCTGGCGCGCGGTGCTGTGGGTGGTGCTGCTCCTCGACGCCTTCTCCATGCTGGTCACCGGCTACACCACGCCGTTCTCGATCATCCTCACGGTGCTGATCGGCTGGAGCGTCGCGTACGGGACGCTGTACGCGGTCGGCTCGCCGAATGTGCGTCCGACCGGGCGGACGCTCATGGCGGGCCTGCGGCACGTCGGCTTCCACCCCGTCAGCGCGGCCCGCGAGGACACGCCCGACACCACGGAGAACGGCGACCGCGGTCGGCGCTACTTCGTCACCCTGGAGGACGGCCCGCCGCTGGACGTCACGGTGGTCGACCGTGAGCAGCAGGCCCAGGGCTTCTTCTACCGCGTGTGGCGCAACCTGACGTTGCGCGGCCTCGCCACCCGTCGCAGTCTCCAGTCGCTGCGCCAGGCCCTGGAGCAGGAGGCGCTCCTCGCGTACGCGGCCATCGCGGCTGGGGCCAACGCCCCGAAGCTGATCGCGACCTCCGAGCTCGGTCCGGACGCCGTGATGCTCGTCTACGAGCACACCGGCGGGCGCACCCTGGACTCGCTGCCCGACGAACTCATCACGGACGATCTCCTGCGCGACACCTGGCACCAGGTGCAGGCACTTCAGTCGCGACGTATCGCGCACCGCAGGCTCGCGGGTGACGCGATTTTGGTGGATCGTTCCGGCACGGTGATCCTCACCGATCTGCGCGGCGGTGAGATCGCGGCCGGCGATCTGCTGCTGCGCATGGACATCGCCCAGTTGCTGACCACGCTGGGGCTGCGCGTCGGCGCCGAGCGCACGGTGGCATCAGCCGTCGGTGTGCTCGGCCCGGACCCGATCGCCGACTGCCTGCCGCTGCTGCAGCCCATCGCACTGACCCGCTCCACCCGCGCGACGCTGCGCAAGCTGGCCCGGGAGCGCGCACATCGCGAACGCGACGCGGTCCTGGAAGCCTCCCGGCAGAACAAACTCGCCCGCGCGGAACAGACCCAGCACGCCGAGGCCGCGGTGGAAAAGCCCGGCAAGAAGGCCGTACGCGCGGAACAGCGGGCCGAGAAGCGGGCGATCGACGAGGCACTGGACGAAGCACGCGAGGAGGATCTCCTCACCCAGATCCGCCACCAGGTGCTGCGGATCCGCCCGCAGGCGCCGGTCGAACCGGCCCGCCTGGAGCGGGTGCGGCCGCGCACGCTGATGAGTTTCATCGCCGGTGCCATCGGCGGGTACTTCCTGCTGACGCAGCTCACCCACATCGAGTTCGGGACCCTCTTCGACAACGCCCAGTGGGGCTGGGTCGCCGCGGCCGTGCTGTTCTCCGCGCTGAGCTACTTCGCCGCGGCGATGGCGCTGCTCGGCTTCGTACCGGAGCGGGTGCCCTTCATGCGGGCCGTCGCGGCGCAGGTCGCCGGCTCGTTCGTGAAGATCGTGGCGCCCGCCGCGGTCGGCGGTGTCGCCCTCAACACGCGCTTCCTGCAGCGTGCGGGGGTGCGACCGGGGCTCGCGGTGGCGAGTGTCGGCGCGTCCCAGCTGTTCGGGCTCGGCTGCCACATCCTGATGCTGCTGTCCTTCGGCTATCTGACCGGCACCGAGAAGACGCCGTCCCTGTCGCCCTCCCGCACGGTCATCGCCGGTCTGCTGACGGTCGCCGTACTGGTACTCGTCGTGACGTCGGTGCCGTTCCTGCGCAAATTCGTCAGCACGCGCGTGAGGTCGCTGTTCGCGGGCGTCGTACCGCGCATGCTCGACGTGCTCCAGCGGCCCCAGAAACTGATCACCGGCATCGGCGGCATGCTGCTGCTGACCGCCTGCTTCGTGATGTGCCTGGACGCGTCGATCCGCGCCTTCGGCCACCAGCAGCCCACCACGCTCAGCCTCGCCAGCGTCGCCGTCGTCTTCCTCGCCGGTAACGCGCTCGGCTCCGCGGCGCCGACCCCCGGCGGCGTCGGCGCGGTCGAGGCGACCCTCACGGTCGGTCTGATCGCCGTGGGGCTCCCCAAGGAGGTCGCCGCCCCCGCGGTGCTGCTGTACCGGCTGCTGACACTGTGGCTTCCGGTGCTTCCGGGCTGGCTGTTCTTCAACCACCTGACCCGCAAGGGCGCCCTCTAGAGCCCCGCGCCGGCCCTCCCTCACGAGCCCCCGCG is a window of Streptomyces mirabilis DNA encoding:
- a CDS encoding ATP-dependent helicase, translating into MSSSSSTRRLSHPQVRQGTHGAYRLVRTAPVRVGPPRLDAEQRAVVDHDTGPLLVLAGPGTGKTTTLVESVAARIARGGDPERILVLTFSRKAAVELRDRMALRIGAARAPRATTFHSFCYALVRAHQDSDLFVEPLRLLSGPEQDVAVRELLAGQPDLERLGLAHVRWPDELRACLTTRGFADEVRAVLARSRELGLSPDALTAFARRIGRPDWGAAAAFLAEYLDVLDLQGVLDYAELVHRAVLLAGRPGVAERLAGQYDAVYVDEYQDTDPAQVRLLHALAGGGRNLVAFGDPDQSIYAFRGADVNGILDFPDAFPRADGRPAPVEVLRTSRRSGAALLTATRLITQRMPLTRLPAEKVRAHRGLSPVRDGGAVEVYTYPTAGTELDNIADILRRAHLEDGVPWGDMAVLVRAGSRTIPTIRRALTAAGVPLDIDGDDLPLRHEPAVTPLLTALRAVARAESGTAAPSGGDSGVREDIDVAEDADTSEDADVPEDADAQAAPWLDTETALTLLASPLASMDAADLRRLGRALREEERAAGNHVPPPSDELLTRALAEPERLVAHDPAYARGAQRLGALLRKARERLAGGGTAEEALWDLWEGTPWPQRLERAARRGGAAGRNADRDLDAVCALFATAARAEERTGGRGALNFLEEIEAQDIAADTLTRRAVRPAAVRLMTAHRSKGLQWRVVVVAGVQEGLWPDLRRRGSLLEADRIGRDGLAEPLTPGALLSEERRLFYVAATRARERLVVTAVKAPADDGDQPSRFLTELGVEPRDVTGRPRRPLSVAALVAELRATTVDPRVSDALRQAAAHRLAKLAALGDEDGRPLVPSAHPYRWWGMYEPTESKVPLRDRDQPVVLSGSALDQLANTCALQWFLGREVKADAPATAAQGFGNVVHVLADEVASGRTPADLAVLMERLDSVWNALAFDAPWKSAQEKEHARVALERFLKWHVDSNGVRAGRVPVASEHDFDVTLEAGDYEVRIRGSMDRVETDTEGRAYVVDFKTGKHAPSAAEVAHHPQLAVYQLAVREGAVDDTFDGVRPEPGGAELVQLRQGAAKKNGGETLPKVQAQEPLEGEWVGDLLATAAGKVLDERFSPTTGQHCTHCAFRASCSARPEGRHVVE
- a CDS encoding MGMT family protein, which gives rise to MSEESLPTDVLPEYAERVLEVADSIPPGHVMTYGDVAEWLEEGGPRQVGRVMALYGGAVPWWRVVRADGALLPGHELEALGHYRDEGTPLKEASRASEGHLPRIDMRRARWDGGERAQGHT
- a CDS encoding lysylphosphatidylglycerol synthase domain-containing protein, translating into MRQQGVHPEDAESTSAASSRPDTGDTDPKDLGEAADEPTTTVDEEPVPDTHGRAQKRLDPKDDCGDEVHNDEVEGDEPLLPARVHRPSDLMRLMVGVLAIAVLLAIAAFAHGTTSGLEQDINKGTGQAPDLLIKIAGLASSIAILLVPVAFAIERLIKRDGLRIADGVLAAVLAHGVTLATDLWVAKGAPSSIQEALTQPSPGDIHALTDPVHGYLAPVIAYMTAVGMSRRPRWRAVLWVVLLLDAFSMLVTGYTTPFSIILTVLIGWSVAYGTLYAVGSPNVRPTGRTLMAGLRHVGFHPVSAAREDTPDTTENGDRGRRYFVTLEDGPPLDVTVVDREQQAQGFFYRVWRNLTLRGLATRRSLQSLRQALEQEALLAYAAIAAGANAPKLIATSELGPDAVMLVYEHTGGRTLDSLPDELITDDLLRDTWHQVQALQSRRIAHRRLAGDAILVDRSGTVILTDLRGGEIAAGDLLLRMDIAQLLTTLGLRVGAERTVASAVGVLGPDPIADCLPLLQPIALTRSTRATLRKLARERAHRERDAVLEASRQNKLARAEQTQHAEAAVEKPGKKAVRAEQRAEKRAIDEALDEAREEDLLTQIRHQVLRIRPQAPVEPARLERVRPRTLMSFIAGAIGGYFLLTQLTHIEFGTLFDNAQWGWVAAAVLFSALSYFAAAMALLGFVPERVPFMRAVAAQVAGSFVKIVAPAAVGGVALNTRFLQRAGVRPGLAVASVGASQLFGLGCHILMLLSFGYLTGTEKTPSLSPSRTVIAGLLTVAVLVLVVTSVPFLRKFVSTRVRSLFAGVVPRMLDVLQRPQKLITGIGGMLLLTACFVMCLDASIRAFGHQQPTTLSLASVAVVFLAGNALGSAAPTPGGVGAVEATLTVGLIAVGLPKEVAAPAVLLYRLLTLWLPVLPGWLFFNHLTRKGAL